ACGTTCCATGTGATGCCGCCCATCACGATCAAGAGAAACGGCAGCCATCGGGCGGTGATGATCTCCAGGCGGATGGTGCTGATGGCCGATACCACCAGGAAATCCAGCGCGGTGCCGGACAGGCGTTGCATGAGCGCGTGATCCAGGGGTACGAAGGGGATTTTGCGAAAGCGGTCCAGAAAGACCTGGATTATCAATCCGCCCAGCATGCACAGGGGGAAAAGCGGGAAGCCGGACAAGGCGTGGGATCGTTGCAAAGACGGCCACAAGTGTTCGATCTGGACCAGCGCCTGCTTGATACCGAATCCGATCAGTACGGCAATGCCGATCACCGCCAGGTGAAACGCCAGGCTGTCGATGGAGTCCGCGGGTACGGTCTGGCGCCCCGCCACGGGCCGGCGGTCCGGGGAGTAGAATCCGCCCCATTCTCCTGTTCCCAGTTGATCCAAAGGGCGCAGGCGGTGGGTATGACCGCGTCTGGCCGCCCAGTTGATCAGGATGATCCCCCCCACAATGGCGGAAACCACGCCGACGGTGGCGGCGGCCAGTGCGTAATCGGAACCTTCGGGCCAGCGGAATGTGGCGAACGTGTCCCGCAACCCGGCGGCGGTGCCATGCCCGCCTTCGAATCCAACCTCCACGATCACGCCGAACACGTCGGGGAGCCCGAACAGGGGGCCCAGAAAGAAGAGCACCAAGCCCATGCCCACGAAGTATTGGCCCCAGGCCACTACCTGCCCGTAAGCCAGTTGGGGCGCGGAACGGCGCCAGATCTCTTTCAGAGGCGGAATGGTCACTCCCAGAAACAGGGCGGCGAACACGATGTTGATCAGAAACCCGGGCAGTTCGCTCCATCCCCGGGTCCAGCCCGCGGGGATCGCGTCACCCGTGGTTTGCAGGATGATCAGCCCCAATGTCCCCCCGATTACTGAAGTGGGGATGTAGAGCCGTTGCAGCAGGGGAATGCGGATGCGCAGGATTTTCCCTACGACCAGGAGCAGGCTCAACCCGCAAAAGGAAGTGACAATATCCATGGCGCAACTATAGCAGGAGATGTCCGGCAAAGGCAACCGCTTGGTTTGCACCCGTGTGCCGGGCTGGATATAATGGTGGCCGCGGTGTGTTGTGCCCGCGTAGCGGAGGATAGATGAAGGGGAAGCTGAAGCTCCACTGGCGGATCGCCATTGCCATGCTCATGGGACTGGGAGCGGGGATTCTGTTCCAGGCACTGCAGGCCGGCGAGCCCCGCGGTTGGATCTACGCCGGGATCAGCACCATGGGAACCGTGTTTATCCGCCTGTTGCGCATGGTGATCGTGCCGTTGATCTTTACCAGTATCGTTACCGGGGTGGCGGGGGTGGGAGACAGTCGCCGCCTGGGTCGCCTGGGCACAAAGACATTCGCCTATTACCTGGTGTCCAGCCTGTTGGCCATCGTGATCGGAATTTTACTGGCCAATACCATCCGTCCCGGAGTGGGAGCGCGGATCGGCACCGGCCATGATTTTGATCCGGCCGGACTGAATACGCCTTCTTCTCCGGTCCAGATCCTGATCGACATGATTCCCCTGAATCCCATCAA
The window above is part of the Candidatus Aminicenantes bacterium genome. Proteins encoded here:
- a CDS encoding sodium:glutamate symporter, giving the protein MDIVTSFCGLSLLLVVGKILRIRIPLLQRLYIPTSVIGGTLGLIILQTTGDAIPAGWTRGWSELPGFLINIVFAALFLGVTIPPLKEIWRRSAPQLAYGQVVAWGQYFVGMGLVLFFLGPLFGLPDVFGVIVEVGFEGGHGTAAGLRDTFATFRWPEGSDYALAAATVGVVSAIVGGIILINWAARRGHTHRLRPLDQLGTGEWGGFYSPDRRPVAGRQTVPADSIDSLAFHLAVIGIAVLIGFGIKQALVQIEHLWPSLQRSHALSGFPLFPLCMLGGLIIQVFLDRFRKIPFVPLDHALMQRLSGTALDFLVVSAISTIRLEIITARWLPFLLIVMGGITWNVLCVMFLARRVLPDAWFERAIAEMGQSMGVTATGLLLLRAVDPENETAAPSAFGYKQLLHEPIMGGGLWTSMAIPLVMIHGGMPVFILSAGVIAAWLLVLRQLRKRA